The Selenihalanaerobacter shriftii genome includes the window AATTACATCCGTTACTAGTTCACTAAATTCTTCGCCTCTATGTTTAATGTTAGGTCTACTAAAAGCTCTTAATACACTATCGGGAATATTAGTTGGTCCAGGAATTTGTAAATGTGTGATTTTATCCAAAACTATTTCCTCCTTGTTATTTTAATTAATAAAATCAAACCAAATGTTCTCTATATTATAGTATACCAAGCCCTGTCATTGCCCAAACTGCAAGGAATGAACAAATACCTCCTACAAACGTAGCTCCTCCATAGGCCTTAATACCTTGACTAGCTTCCATTTCACTTAGAGAAGTACATACCCAGAAGTAACTACTATTAACATACTTAATAATTACTGCACCTGAACCACCGGCTAACATAGCAGCTTCGGCGGAAATTCCTAAGGTTCCTAACATTGGAGCTACCAAGGAACCTGCAGTTATAACTCCTACAGTAGTAGAACCAGTAATTGTATTTCCGATTATTCCAATGATAAATGGTAGGAAAATAGGCGGAAGTCCAGTATTTACTACTCCATTGGCTATAGTATCAACTACGGGTGTTCCTCTTAAAACATGACTTAATGAGCCGCCTAATCCAGTTACTATTAAAATCATAGCCGAATTCTGTAATCCTGTCTTCACCCATTCTTGCTTTGAAGCATTTTTAGCTTCTTTACCTTTAACATTACTATAGGCTAACCAAAGACCAATTGTTAAAGCAACCACTGGCCACCCTAAATAGTTCAAGATTTGAAGTAGCATATTACCTGCAGGTAGTACTAATTTAGCTACACTAGTTCCTGCAATTAATAATACAGGAATTAAAATCGGCATAAATGCATTGGCTGTTCCTGGCATATTTTCCGTATCTTCTAAACCAGTAGATTCACCAGTATATTCTTTAGATGGCATTACATCAATCTTTTTACCTATAAATAGCCCCCATGCCCAGGCACCTAAAGTTCCAAAGAAACAGGCAACTGCTCCAAATAAAATTACTAATCCAATGTCAGCCCCCATAACTGCCGCAGCAGCTAACGGACCAGGAGTAGGTGGCACTAAAGCGTGAGTTAATTGTAACGCTCCTACCAAACCCGTAGACATCACAGCAAGTGGAACTCCAGCAGCCTCAGCTAAAGAGTGAACCAATGG containing:
- a CDS encoding GntP family permease; this encodes MKSKSLLKIMAIMILLTMLASPLALAAEETPVSTSPMATLFAFIGVIVLLLVLISKFDWHVMLALLVPLLLFGALPSVNIEAFKAAFVKGFGGTLGEIGVVIALGCIIAEALKETNAVQRITLTMTKLVGKNKMPLALAFTGFILGIAVFSDVAYIILNPLVHSLAEAAGVPLAVMSTGLVGALQLTHALVPPTPGPLAAAAVMGADIGLVILFGAVACFFGTLGAWAWGLFIGKKIDVMPSKEYTGESTGLEDTENMPGTANAFMPILIPVLLIAGTSVAKLVLPAGNMLLQILNYLGWPVVALTIGLWLAYSNVKGKEAKNASKQEWVKTGLQNSAMILIVTGLGGSLSHVLRGTPVVDTIANGVVNTGLPPIFLPFIIGIIGNTITGSTTVGVITAGSLVAPMLGTLGISAEAAMLAGGSGAVIIKYVNSSYFWVCTSLSEMEASQGIKAYGGATFVGGICSFLAVWAMTGLGIL